The following are from one region of the Isoalcanivorax indicus genome:
- a CDS encoding YdcF family protein — MSFFALLFVLATLPGVVRRFLPPMPQADFREGPQAVVVLGAGLSKRDGQYQVPAAGLRRVNMAMHVAEEMQLPLLISGGGKRAEGAPAEATLMAAALHGQWPGAVPWLETDSRNTWENAAFSARFLQQRGVQRIVLVSDRPHLCRATLCFQHHGIQVVPLAASRLPSPEWMPSAGSLSVLPEIYYEWLAILWYHFRYLR, encoded by the coding sequence ATGAGCTTCTTTGCCTTGCTGTTCGTGCTGGCCACCCTGCCCGGGGTGGTGCGCCGCTTCCTGCCTCCCATGCCGCAGGCGGATTTCCGTGAGGGGCCGCAGGCGGTGGTGGTGCTGGGGGCGGGGCTGAGCAAGCGCGATGGCCAGTACCAGGTGCCCGCCGCCGGGCTGCGGCGGGTCAACATGGCCATGCATGTGGCGGAAGAAATGCAGCTGCCGCTGCTGATCAGTGGCGGCGGCAAGCGTGCAGAGGGCGCGCCCGCGGAAGCGACCCTGATGGCCGCGGCGTTGCATGGCCAATGGCCTGGCGCGGTGCCCTGGCTGGAAACCGACAGCCGCAATACCTGGGAGAATGCGGCCTTCTCTGCCCGTTTTCTGCAACAGCGGGGCGTGCAGCGCATCGTGCTGGTCTCTGACCGGCCGCACCTGTGCCGGGCCACGCTGTGCTTCCAGCACCATGGCATTCAGGTGGTCCCCCTGGCGGCCAGCCGCTTGCCGTCGCCGGAATGGATGCCTTCGGCAGGCTCACTGTCGGTGTTGCCCGAGATCTATTACGAGTGGCTGGCGATCCTCTGGTACCACTTCAGGTACTTGCGCTAG
- the lnt gene encoding apolipoprotein N-acyltransferase: MLMRSLALVAGLLYPLAFSPFEFWPLMLVSIALAWYTLQGARVREALLRGWLYGVGLFGYGVSWVHVSMHDYGHTPMWLAVPMTALFAAFLALFPAILFALTARLGKAPATLLFAGLWVLLDALRGWLMTGFPWLYAGYAMIDTPLSGLAPLGGIWLLTLGTVLSGVALGTLALYRRHGLRPLWAPGLLALVAWGVGLATDPGRFVTPAGEAQSVAMPQGNIPQDLRWQLSMRHATRDIYADLSARIPPDHLVIWPESALTEFRDSAADFLGEQGALLAERGGALITGIPMREPGGPTGMRYFNSIAVIDGGEGTYHKQKLVPFGEYVPLESLLRGIIPFFDLPMSSFTRGHPDQPNLLARGQVISPFICYEVLYPELVARRARDSNVLITVSNDAWFGTSAGPHQHFQMARLRALETGRWLLRSTNNGITAIVDPQGQVRERLPQFERDLLLGGYVPMTGSTPYMRTGGWPVWLLAALLCLPGLRRGRASAST; encoded by the coding sequence ATGCTGATGCGAAGTCTTGCCCTGGTCGCCGGGTTGCTCTACCCCCTCGCCTTTTCGCCTTTCGAATTCTGGCCCCTGATGCTGGTGAGCATTGCGCTGGCCTGGTACACCCTGCAGGGGGCCCGTGTGCGCGAGGCCCTGCTGCGTGGCTGGCTCTATGGCGTCGGGCTGTTTGGTTACGGCGTCTCCTGGGTGCATGTAAGCATGCATGACTACGGCCACACCCCGATGTGGCTGGCGGTCCCCATGACCGCCCTGTTCGCCGCCTTCCTGGCGCTGTTCCCCGCCATATTGTTTGCGCTGACCGCACGCCTGGGCAAGGCCCCGGCCACCTTGTTGTTCGCCGGGCTGTGGGTGTTGCTGGACGCCCTGCGTGGCTGGCTGATGACCGGCTTCCCGTGGCTGTACGCCGGTTATGCCATGATCGACACACCGCTGTCAGGACTGGCGCCGCTGGGCGGCATCTGGCTGCTGACCCTCGGCACGGTGCTCAGTGGCGTGGCCCTGGGCACCCTGGCGCTGTACCGGCGCCACGGGCTGCGCCCGCTGTGGGCGCCCGGTCTGCTGGCGCTGGTGGCCTGGGGCGTCGGTCTGGCAACAGACCCGGGGCGCTTTGTCACGCCCGCGGGCGAGGCACAGTCGGTGGCCATGCCGCAAGGCAACATTCCCCAGGACCTGCGCTGGCAACTGAGCATGCGCCACGCCACCCGTGACATCTATGCCGACCTGAGCGCACGCATACCGCCGGATCATCTGGTGATCTGGCCAGAATCTGCCCTGACGGAATTCCGCGACAGTGCCGCAGACTTTCTTGGCGAACAGGGGGCCTTGCTGGCAGAGCGGGGCGGCGCGCTGATCACCGGCATTCCCATGCGTGAGCCGGGCGGCCCCACGGGCATGCGCTACTTCAACAGCATTGCGGTGATCGACGGTGGCGAGGGCACCTATCACAAGCAGAAGCTGGTGCCCTTCGGTGAGTATGTGCCGCTGGAATCCCTGCTGCGCGGCATAATTCCTTTCTTTGACCTGCCCATGTCCAGCTTCACCCGTGGCCATCCGGATCAGCCCAATCTGCTGGCCAGGGGTCAGGTCATCTCCCCCTTCATTTGCTATGAAGTGCTCTATCCGGAGCTGGTGGCGCGCCGGGCCCGGGACAGCAATGTGCTGATTACGGTGAGCAACGATGCCTGGTTCGGCACCTCTGCCGGGCCGCATCAGCATTTCCAGATGGCGCGCCTGCGGGCGCTGGAAACCGGGCGCTGGCTGCTGCGCTCAACCAACAACGGCATTACCGCCATCGTCGATCCACAAGGTCAGGTGCGCGAGCGATTGCCGCAATTCGAGCGTGATCTGCTGTTGGGCGGTTATGTGCCGATGACGGGCAGCACGCCCTATATGCGCACGGGGGGCTGGCCGGTGTGGCTGCTGGCGGCACTGCTGTGCCTGCCCGGACTGCGGCGCGGACGAGCTAGCGCAAGTACCTGA
- a CDS encoding B-box zinc finger protein, which produces MKQVCKYHPGVRAYWYCPRDGIHFCDDCVAGEPGSGARSLLTNKPLEALPSALAPMPAWQLLPWCLRQAVQPQALAWLLPPLLVAALVAGEPLFWPLVALLSLGLVHYGAQRLKALAEGRYAPLPWSALKDNPEWSLAFVHALLAWPLLAAPVGLGVWLGSAAFLPALAVIGVGLLIIMPVLIELLRGGHAGRAFSGVLRPLLVPGSQALMAWLTVLGGAALTLALGWMLADLLPPWLAGPALVALWGLTWLGLTALAGCLAAQWQDLLELPTRSRQQREWRLKARQDETLRRQRVLLCEGRYEKVLASLRSRLDKQPTSWPLNDDLHRLLMAMGRHDEVLAQAEEWLAAAIKAGETQRLPGMMNTLRELDSRFRPEDPHLCATVASALRAAGDAKGALWMLQDLHKRAPDWPGLADAYLLLARVLAADLDLPAKAESFLKYVESRFRLPQQREQVQACRAELGLGGVS; this is translated from the coding sequence ATGAAACAGGTTTGCAAGTACCATCCAGGGGTGCGGGCTTACTGGTATTGCCCGCGTGACGGTATTCATTTCTGCGACGATTGCGTGGCGGGCGAACCCGGCAGCGGTGCGCGCAGTTTGCTGACCAACAAACCGCTCGAAGCCTTGCCTTCAGCGCTGGCGCCGATGCCGGCCTGGCAGTTGCTGCCCTGGTGCCTGCGCCAGGCGGTACAGCCACAGGCGCTGGCCTGGCTGTTGCCGCCGCTACTGGTGGCGGCGTTGGTTGCCGGTGAGCCGCTGTTCTGGCCGCTGGTGGCGCTCCTGTCCCTGGGCCTGGTGCATTACGGGGCCCAGCGGCTGAAGGCGCTGGCAGAAGGGCGTTACGCGCCCTTGCCGTGGTCCGCATTGAAAGACAATCCGGAATGGTCCCTGGCCTTCGTGCATGCCCTGCTGGCCTGGCCGCTGCTGGCGGCACCTGTGGGGCTGGGGGTCTGGTTGGGGTCTGCCGCCTTTCTGCCTGCACTGGCCGTGATCGGTGTGGGCCTGCTGATCATCATGCCGGTCCTGATCGAGTTGTTGCGGGGTGGCCATGCCGGGCGCGCCTTCAGCGGTGTGTTGCGGCCGCTGCTGGTGCCCGGGTCACAGGCCCTGATGGCCTGGCTGACCGTGCTGGGTGGCGCGGCACTGACGCTGGCACTGGGCTGGATGCTCGCGGACCTGTTGCCGCCCTGGCTCGCCGGGCCAGCGCTGGTCGCGCTTTGGGGGCTGACCTGGCTGGGCCTGACGGCGCTCGCCGGATGCCTGGCGGCGCAATGGCAGGATCTGCTGGAGTTGCCCACCCGCAGCCGTCAGCAACGCGAGTGGCGCCTGAAGGCGCGCCAGGACGAGACGCTGCGGCGTCAGCGCGTATTGCTGTGCGAAGGGCGCTACGAGAAGGTCCTGGCCAGTCTGCGCAGCCGCCTGGACAAACAGCCGACGTCGTGGCCACTGAACGACGATCTGCACCGCCTGCTCATGGCCATGGGGCGCCATGACGAGGTGCTGGCCCAGGCGGAGGAGTGGCTGGCGGCCGCTATCAAGGCGGGCGAGACGCAGCGCTTGCCGGGCATGATGAACACGTTGCGTGAGCTGGACAGCCGTTTCCGGCCGGAGGATCCGCATCTGTGCGCGACGGTGGCCAGTGCGCTGCGTGCGGCGGGCGATGCCAAGGGGGCGCTGTGGATGCTGCAGGATCTGCACAAGCGGGCGCCGGACTGGCCGGGATTGGCGGACGCTTATCTGCTGCTGGCGCGCGTGCTGGCGGCGGATCTTGATCTGCCTGCCAAGGCGGAATCTTTCCTCAAGTATGTCGAGAGTCGTTTTCGGTTGCCGCAGCAGCGGGAGCAGGTGCAGGCGTGTCGGGCTGAGCTTGGGCTGGGTGGGGTTTCCTGA
- a CDS encoding rhomboid family intramembrane serine protease — translation MIALPERHTGPASLPWLCYLWLLVSLVLLLTWQRDQPAHLDQLHKDYVGSGLLDAELPVYASWLRLNGDIRRAYDLEQARAAGDTRIVFDRMAFDPAFDAMLDEDTSRYWSTEEKRRWREYKAAFLNLAATLPREQAGLNPAQPRPASFLTLHLLSPDYLLWLVCALALLFPAWALEGSLGRRRMLVLWPAAGILAALLTALLLRPDHTMVAGGQILVSAAIGLYLGYFGLRRVPVLMPGKSPASATRQWPAAVFALPWLLVPAATVASGQHWIGPLTGLASGLLLVQLVRLPGLDALPGATEQGDPAASLPADVNEALTLGWEALGRLALADARQQFTRALTHTGTDAEDDSPPSAALTRARFDALSGLFQLDKLNADGPPDTACELLSLTVDDSDQRRQQHRYWREAREAWGDALTLPAPAARQLAARFAAIDAVSDAEALLSGLPEPEDEQDSAAHQQALRALADAFTARGQLSKAKAYSAAG, via the coding sequence ATGATTGCGTTACCGGAACGCCATACCGGCCCGGCATCCCTGCCGTGGCTCTGCTATCTCTGGCTGCTGGTCAGCCTTGTCCTGCTGCTCACCTGGCAGCGCGACCAGCCCGCTCACCTGGATCAGCTGCATAAAGACTATGTCGGCAGCGGCCTGCTCGACGCAGAGCTGCCGGTGTACGCGTCCTGGCTGCGCCTGAACGGTGATATCCGCAGGGCCTATGATCTGGAACAGGCGCGCGCTGCGGGTGACACGCGCATCGTGTTTGACCGCATGGCGTTCGATCCCGCCTTCGATGCGATGCTCGACGAAGACACCAGTCGCTACTGGAGCACCGAAGAAAAACGCCGCTGGCGCGAGTACAAGGCGGCCTTCCTCAACCTGGCCGCCACCCTGCCCCGCGAACAGGCCGGCCTGAACCCGGCACAACCCCGCCCGGCCAGCTTCCTGACCCTGCATCTGCTCAGCCCTGACTATTTGTTGTGGCTGGTCTGCGCCCTGGCCCTGCTGTTCCCGGCCTGGGCCCTGGAAGGCTCCCTGGGTCGCCGCCGCATGCTGGTCCTGTGGCCCGCCGCCGGGATACTGGCCGCGTTGCTCACCGCCCTGCTGCTGCGCCCGGATCACACCATGGTGGCGGGCGGCCAGATTCTCGTCTCCGCCGCCATCGGCCTGTATCTGGGCTATTTTGGCCTGCGCCGTGTGCCGGTGCTGATGCCCGGAAAATCTCCCGCCAGCGCCACTCGTCAGTGGCCCGCTGCGGTCTTCGCCCTGCCCTGGCTGCTGGTGCCCGCCGCGACGGTGGCCAGCGGGCAACACTGGATCGGCCCGCTGACCGGCCTGGCAAGTGGGCTGCTGCTGGTGCAACTGGTGCGCCTCCCCGGCCTGGACGCCCTGCCCGGCGCGACCGAACAGGGTGATCCGGCCGCCAGCCTGCCTGCTGACGTCAACGAGGCCCTGACGCTGGGCTGGGAGGCGCTGGGCAGGCTCGCCCTCGCCGACGCCCGCCAGCAATTCACCCGGGCACTGACGCACACCGGGACCGACGCTGAAGACGACAGCCCGCCTTCCGCCGCCCTGACCCGCGCCCGATTCGATGCCCTGAGCGGCCTGTTCCAACTCGACAAACTGAACGCCGACGGCCCGCCCGACACCGCCTGCGAGCTACTGAGCCTGACCGTGGACGACAGCGACCAGCGCCGCCAGCAACATCGTTACTGGCGCGAGGCCCGTGAGGCATGGGGCGACGCCCTGACTCTGCCCGCACCCGCTGCCCGCCAACTCGCCGCCCGTTTCGCCGCCATTGATGCCGTGAGCGACGCCGAAGCGCTGTTGTCGGGACTACCAGAACCGGAAGACGAACAGGACAGCGCCGCCCACCAACAGGCCCTGCGCGCCCTCGCCGATGCCTTCACCGCACGCGGGCAGCTCAGCAAGGCCAAGGCTTATAGCGCTGCAGGCTGA